In the genome of Rhinolophus ferrumequinum isolate MPI-CBG mRhiFer1 chromosome 24, mRhiFer1_v1.p, whole genome shotgun sequence, one region contains:
- the NKX2-5 gene encoding homeobox protein Nkx-2.5 isoform X1 has product MFPSPALTPTPFSVKDILNLEQQQRSLAAGELSARLEATLAPASCMLAAFKPEAYAGPEAAAPGLPDLRAELGPAPSPAKCAPTFPAAPAFYPRAYSDPDPAKDLRAEKKELCALQKAVELDKPETDIAERPRARRRRKPRVLFSQAQVYELERRFKQQRYLSAPERDQLASVLKLTSTQVKIWFQNRRYKCKRQRQDQTLELVGLPPPPPPPARRIAVPVLVRDGKPCLGDSASYAPAYGVGLNPYGYNAYPAYPGYSGAACSPGYSCTAAYPAGPSPAQSATAAAAANNNFVNFGVGDLNAVQSPGIPQGNSAVSTLHGIRAW; this is encoded by the exons ATGTTCCCCAGCCCTGCGCTCACGCCCACACCGTTCTCGGTCAAAGACATCCTGAACCTGGAGCAGCAGCAGCGCAGCCTGGCCGCCGGGGAGCTCTCGGCGCGCCTAGAGGCCACCCTGGCGCCTGCCTCCTGCATGCTGGCCGCCTTCAAGCCCGAGGCCTACGCCGGGCCAGAGGCCGCGGCGCCCGGCCTCCCCGATCTGCGCGCGGAGCTGGGCCCCGCGCCCTCACCCGCCAAGTGTGCGCCTACCTTCCCAGCCGCCCCTGCCTTCTATCCGCGTGCCTATAGCGACCCCGACCCCGCCAAGGACCTTCGAGCCGAAAAGAAAG AGCTGTGCGCGCTGCAGAAGGCGGTGGAACTGGATAAGCCGGAGACCGACATCGCGGAGCGACCCCGGGCGCGACGGCGAAGGAAGCCGCGCGTGCTCTTCTCGCAGGCGCAGGTCTACGAACTGGAGCGCCGCTTCAAGCAGCAGAGGTACCTGTCGGCCCCCGAGCGCGACCAGCTGGCCAGCGTGCTGAAGCTCACATCCACGCAGGTCAAGATCTGGTTCCAGAACCGGCGCTACAAGTGTAAGCGACAGCGGCAGGATCAGACTCTGGAGCTGGTGGGGctgcccccgccgccgccgccgcccgcccgcAGGATCGCGGTGCCAGTGCTGGTGCGCGATGGCAAACCCTGCCTCGGGGACTCGGCGTCCTACGCGCCAGCCTACGGCGTGGGCCTCAACCCCTACGGCTATAACGCCTACCCCGCCTACCCGGGTTACAGTGGCGCGGCCTGCAGCCCTGGCTACAGTTGCACCGCGGCTTACCCGGCCGGGCCCTCCCCGGCGCAGTCAGCTACCGCTGCGGCCGCTGCCAACAACAATTTCGTGAACTTCGGCGTCGGGGACTTGAATGCGGTGCAGAGCCCCGGGATTCCACAGGGCAACTCGGCAGTGTCTACGCTGCACGGTATCCGAGCCTGGTAG
- the NKX2-5 gene encoding homeobox protein Nkx-2.5 isoform X2: protein MFPSPALTPTPFSVKDILNLEQQQRSLAAGELSARLEATLAPASCMLAAFKPEAYAGPEAAAPGLPDLRAELGPAPSPAKCAPTFPAAPAFYPRAYSDPDPAKDLRAEKKA, encoded by the exons ATGTTCCCCAGCCCTGCGCTCACGCCCACACCGTTCTCGGTCAAAGACATCCTGAACCTGGAGCAGCAGCAGCGCAGCCTGGCCGCCGGGGAGCTCTCGGCGCGCCTAGAGGCCACCCTGGCGCCTGCCTCCTGCATGCTGGCCGCCTTCAAGCCCGAGGCCTACGCCGGGCCAGAGGCCGCGGCGCCCGGCCTCCCCGATCTGCGCGCGGAGCTGGGCCCCGCGCCCTCACCCGCCAAGTGTGCGCCTACCTTCCCAGCCGCCCCTGCCTTCTATCCGCGTGCCTATAGCGACCCCGACCCCGCCAAGGACCTTCGAGCCGAAAAGAAAG CCTGA